From Gammaproteobacteria bacterium, the proteins below share one genomic window:
- the ptsP gene encoding phosphoenolpyruvate--protein phosphotransferase encodes MIHRLQRIVQEVNRAPDTDSALLLITESLIQDLKAQACSIFLAKESDPGVMILKASNGLNPAIIGKVERKLGQGLIGTIAARAEAMNLLDAPKHKKFLLVPDSGEVDFPVLLGVPIIAHREVLGVISVQRAENAFNEDEEAFLTTLAAQLATSIERAESKSRFSTESPSHMIKGVAGAPGMAIGVAMLLNRGVNLESVPDKKTDDIDGELKSFREAVRKVCEELTEQAEKMRATLPEEECALFLAYAQMLTGGSLIDDTEQGIEAGNWAPSSWRDTIEQHAYVFTQMEDRYLAERANDIRDLGLRVLRKLMLEQSTYLDFPDQTILIGDEVTATDLADVPLECLSGIVSAHGSSSSHVAILAHALGIPAVMGVPNLPIKQLDGIDLVVDGYNGSAFINPDKSILDEYSQYIEEEAAIEKDLLSLKGQPAVTTDKHQVTLMVNSGLMSDHTPSLRSGAEGVGLYRTEIPFQIRDRFPSEEEQYLIYRTVLETFKGMPVALRTLDVGGDKPLSYFPIYEANPFLGWRGVRITLDHPEIFVTQVRAMIRANVGINNLEILLPMISSRSEVDESLVLINRVRAEIEEEVGEKIWLPKIGAMIEVPSAVYQIEDICSVVDFVSIGTNDLTQYLLAVDRNNENVADLYSSLHPSVLKAMCQIVQGASVSDTPVSVCGELAGDPLGVMALLGMGINSLSMSVGSLLRAKKVIRSFSYSELTESLQEALALSDAFLVREMYAGKLEERGLGGFIRAGK; translated from the coding sequence ATGATACACAGGTTGCAACGTATCGTTCAGGAGGTAAACCGGGCTCCTGATACCGATAGTGCCTTGCTGTTGATAACCGAAAGCCTGATACAGGACCTCAAGGCCCAGGCCTGTTCGATCTTCCTGGCCAAGGAAAGTGATCCCGGTGTGATGATTTTGAAGGCCAGTAATGGACTGAATCCTGCCATTATCGGCAAGGTAGAAAGAAAACTGGGACAGGGATTGATCGGCACCATTGCCGCCCGGGCCGAGGCGATGAACCTGCTCGATGCACCAAAGCACAAGAAATTTTTACTCGTCCCGGATTCGGGCGAAGTCGATTTCCCAGTTCTGCTCGGCGTGCCGATAATCGCTCATCGCGAGGTTCTGGGGGTCATCTCCGTGCAACGCGCGGAAAACGCATTTAATGAAGACGAGGAGGCTTTTTTAACAACGCTCGCTGCGCAACTCGCAACCTCGATCGAGCGCGCCGAGAGCAAGAGCCGCTTCAGCACCGAGTCACCTAGCCATATGATCAAAGGGGTTGCGGGCGCCCCGGGGATGGCGATAGGCGTCGCGATGTTGCTCAACCGCGGCGTTAATCTTGAATCGGTCCCGGACAAGAAAACCGACGACATCGATGGCGAATTGAAAAGCTTTCGGGAAGCGGTGCGCAAGGTTTGCGAAGAGCTGACCGAGCAGGCGGAAAAGATGCGTGCGACGCTACCGGAAGAAGAATGTGCACTGTTCCTGGCTTACGCACAGATGTTGACGGGTGGCTCCCTGATCGACGATACCGAGCAAGGCATCGAGGCAGGTAACTGGGCCCCGTCCAGCTGGCGGGACACGATCGAACAACATGCTTACGTGTTTACGCAGATGGAGGATCGATACCTGGCCGAGCGTGCAAACGATATCCGTGATCTTGGATTACGGGTGCTGCGCAAGTTGATGCTGGAGCAGAGTACTTACCTTGACTTTCCTGATCAAACCATACTGATTGGCGACGAAGTCACCGCCACCGACCTGGCTGACGTACCCCTCGAATGCCTTAGTGGCATTGTCTCTGCACATGGCAGCAGTTCCTCGCATGTCGCGATCCTCGCGCATGCGCTGGGTATTCCGGCGGTCATGGGTGTTCCGAATTTGCCGATCAAGCAGCTCGACGGGATCGACCTGGTTGTCGACGGTTATAACGGATCCGCGTTTATCAATCCGGACAAGTCGATACTCGACGAGTACAGCCAGTACATCGAGGAAGAAGCGGCGATCGAAAAGGACTTGCTAAGTCTCAAGGGCCAGCCCGCGGTGACAACCGACAAACACCAGGTCACGCTGATGGTCAATTCAGGATTAATGTCCGATCACACACCGTCGTTGCGCAGCGGTGCGGAAGGGGTGGGTTTGTATCGGACCGAAATCCCGTTTCAGATCCGCGATCGTTTCCCGAGCGAGGAAGAGCAGTACCTGATTTACCGCACCGTGCTGGAAACCTTCAAGGGAATGCCGGTCGCGCTGCGCACCCTCGACGTTGGTGGAGACAAGCCACTAAGCTATTTCCCGATTTACGAGGCTAACCCGTTTCTGGGCTGGCGCGGTGTTCGCATAACGCTGGATCATCCCGAGATTTTTGTGACCCAGGTGCGCGCCATGATTCGGGCAAATGTCGGTATCAATAATCTTGAGATTCTACTGCCGATGATCAGTAGTAGAAGTGAAGTGGACGAGTCGCTGGTGTTGATCAATCGCGTGCGCGCCGAAATCGAGGAGGAAGTGGGTGAAAAAATATGGCTCCCCAAAATCGGTGCGATGATAGAAGTGCCATCGGCGGTCTACCAGATTGAAGACATCTGTTCAGTGGTTGATTTTGTATCGATAGGCACCAACGATTTGACCCAGTACCTGCTTGCAGTTGATCGCAATAATGAAAATGTCGCCGACCTGTATTCGTCGCTGCATCCGTCGGTACTGAAAGCTATGTGCCAGATCGTGCAGGGTGCGTCGGTTAGCGATACCCCGGTAAGCGTTTGTGGCGAACTGGCGGGCGATCCACTCGGGGTGATGGCTTTACTGGGTATGGGAATTAACAGCCTGTCGATGAGTGTAGGCAGTCTGCTGCGCGCGAAGAAAGTGATTAGATCATTTAGCTACTCTGAATTGACAGAGTCCCTGCAGGAGGCACTTGCCCTGTCGGATGCATTCCTGGTGCGTGAAATGTACGCGGGCAAGCTGGAAGAACGTGGTCTTGGCGGCTTCATCAGGGCCGGTAAGTGA
- a CDS encoding RNA pyrophosphohydrolase has protein sequence MIDPDGYRANVGIILCNSDGQVMWARRIGQDAWQFPQGGIAVDENPMDAMYRELWEETGLESDHVSLLGATDSWLRYKLPKRLMRRCEPRCIGQKQLWYLLQLEADEDSFNLGASGSPEFDHWEWVEYWYPVENVVFFKRRVYQCALAQLESRLPTSDAATDA, from the coding sequence ATGATTGACCCGGATGGCTACCGCGCGAACGTCGGAATAATACTGTGCAATAGTGACGGACAGGTGATGTGGGCACGACGTATCGGGCAGGATGCATGGCAGTTTCCACAGGGCGGTATCGCCGTCGACGAAAACCCGATGGACGCCATGTATCGCGAGCTCTGGGAAGAAACCGGTCTGGAGTCCGACCACGTGTCGCTACTGGGTGCTACCGATAGCTGGTTGCGCTACAAGCTGCCAAAACGGTTGATGCGCCGCTGTGAGCCGCGCTGCATCGGCCAGAAGCAGCTCTGGTACCTGCTGCAACTCGAAGCCGATGAAGACAGTTTCAACCTGGGCGCATCCGGCTCACCCGAATTCGATCACTGGGAATGGGTTGAATACTGGTATCCGGTAGAAAACGTCGTCTTTTTCAAACGCCGCGTGTACCAGTGCGCGCTGGCACAACTCGAGTCCAGGTTACCGACGTCGGACGCAGCGACAGACGCCTGA
- a CDS encoding HAD-IB family hydrolase, which produces MTLAIFDLDHTLVNGDSDYLWGEYMVKTGIVNEQEYRARNEDFYRDYQRGTLDSDRYLEFALEPLTHYTIAELHAWREDYVDTWIKPIIAPGTPNLLDSHRSRSHELLIISATNLFITEPIAQILGVPTVLATEPEIIDNRYTGRFLGTPTYQEGKVTVLKEWLSDSNHDLDGSYFYSDSINDISLLELVDIPVAVNPDEDLKAIAQARNWKMIDLL; this is translated from the coding sequence ATGACACTCGCAATTTTTGATCTTGACCATACCCTGGTAAACGGTGATAGCGACTACCTCTGGGGGGAATACATGGTTAAAACCGGAATCGTCAACGAGCAGGAATACCGTGCTCGCAACGAGGATTTTTATCGCGATTACCAGCGCGGTACGCTCGACAGTGATCGCTATCTCGAATTCGCACTCGAGCCGCTGACGCATTACACCATTGCGGAACTGCATGCATGGCGCGAGGACTACGTGGATACATGGATTAAACCGATCATTGCACCCGGCACCCCTAATTTACTCGATAGTCATCGTTCCCGAAGCCATGAATTGCTCATAATCAGTGCAACCAACCTGTTCATTACCGAACCCATTGCGCAAATACTCGGGGTGCCGACGGTACTGGCTACCGAACCCGAGATCATCGATAACCGCTACACGGGTCGCTTCCTCGGTACCCCCACCTACCAGGAGGGCAAGGTCACAGTCTTAAAAGAGTGGCTCAGCGACAGCAATCATGACCTCGATGGCAGTTATTTTTACAGCGACTCGATTAACGATATCTCGCTACTCGAACTGGTTGATATACCGGTGGCGGTCAATCCGGATGAGGACCTGAAAGCCATCGCGCAAGCCAGGAACTGGAAAATGATCGACCTGCTTTGA
- the dcd gene encoding dCTP deaminase, producing MSIKSDRWIRHMAVTEGMIEPFESGQIRESGNGRIISYGTSSYGYDVRCANEFKIFTNINSAIVDPKNFDDESFVDLQSDVCIIPPNSFALARTVEYFRIPRSVLTICLGKSTYARCGIIVNVTPLEPEWEGHVTLEFSNTTPLPAKIYANEGIAQMLFYESDEVCEVSYKDRGGKYQGQKGVTLPKA from the coding sequence GTGAGTATTAAATCAGACCGGTGGATACGGCACATGGCGGTGACAGAAGGGATGATCGAACCCTTCGAATCCGGGCAGATCCGGGAGTCCGGAAATGGTCGTATTATTTCCTACGGCACCTCGAGTTACGGCTACGATGTCCGCTGTGCTAACGAATTTAAAATTTTCACCAATATCAACTCGGCGATCGTCGACCCGAAGAATTTCGACGACGAAAGTTTCGTCGATCTGCAATCTGATGTCTGCATTATTCCGCCCAATTCGTTTGCGCTGGCACGCACCGTGGAATACTTCCGCATACCCCGCAGTGTGCTGACAATCTGTCTCGGCAAATCCACCTATGCGCGTTGCGGCATTATAGTTAACGTCACGCCACTGGAGCCAGAATGGGAGGGACACGTGACACTGGAATTTTCCAATACAACCCCTTTACCGGCGAAGATTTACGCCAATGAGGGGATTGCGCAAATGCTGTTCTACGAGTCCGATGAGGTTTGCGAAGTCTCGTACAAGGACCGGGGCGGCAAGTACCAGGGACAGAAAGGCGTGACCTTACCCAAAGCCTGA
- a CDS encoding response regulator, with the protein MLRFRLARRLFLVVFAAIILIEFIIVIPSYHSYKSSLFGNYRELARVAASAALTHHTHDSSAIATDLVNLIASDSRLVGAVALDNNANLFVKAGESLALMTSETQPSHINLGGQTPRYEIYFSRAELGIENNIALRMDATAINEELNRFLFRILGLTLIICATAGSIVFIYVVFNLIYPLEEIHESLKKAKLDPVRADESHISHTRCDELGETIDLLNDALREIGESHRSDVAFQEQRLHDFAESGSDWFWEMDENLCFSYFSESFETVSGVPPQKLLGKTRVETGIPNMPLEIFNEHIRTLENRESFRDFIHPRDKEDGTRVWLSISGKPVFDAEGRFLGYRGTGSDITVLHEAQQELIEAMEDAEQSNRAKSEFLAIMSHEIRTPMNGVIGMTDLLIDSDLDDQQKHYAEIIQDSGTALLRIINDILDLSRLEARRITLEQAEFEYASMVTGVVDILNPQAREKGLELSYQIEPDGHASYIGDYGRLRQVMVNLVGNAIKFTQEGSVSIKVMRVGGEDQNPRLRTEITDTGTGIPSDSIGKLFKSFTQVDASTSRKFGGTGLGLAICRKIVETMGGDIGVSSTEGTGSQFWFEISLPRIDPDLLDEDRDDTITILPGQQFRADQTGAQLRILVVDDVPVNLIVVERMLDSIGYQVETATNGLEALEAVKTKHFDLIFMDIQMPEMDGYEATLRIRELDPETGCIPIVAITANTQDGDRVACIEAGMNDYIAKPFVKKQLVALLDRYFPPAKLDNRKSTGQKARFRKYA; encoded by the coding sequence ATGTTGCGCTTTCGCCTCGCGCGCAGGTTATTCCTGGTTGTCTTCGCGGCCATTATACTGATCGAGTTTATCATCGTTATCCCCTCCTATCACAGTTACAAGTCGTCGTTGTTCGGCAATTATCGAGAACTGGCGCGGGTTGCCGCATCGGCAGCGTTAACCCATCATACCCACGACAGTTCGGCAATCGCAACCGATCTCGTGAACCTGATTGCGTCGGACTCTCGCCTGGTGGGCGCGGTCGCCCTCGACAACAACGCAAATCTATTTGTAAAAGCCGGTGAATCCTTAGCGCTGATGACGAGCGAAACTCAACCTTCCCATATTAATCTCGGGGGTCAGACACCGAGGTACGAAATATATTTTTCTAGGGCGGAACTCGGGATCGAAAACAACATTGCCCTGCGCATGGATGCCACTGCAATCAATGAAGAACTGAATCGATTTCTTTTTCGCATCCTGGGGCTGACGCTGATCATTTGCGCAACCGCCGGATCTATCGTGTTTATATACGTGGTTTTCAACCTGATTTACCCGCTCGAGGAAATTCACGAAAGCCTGAAGAAGGCTAAACTCGACCCGGTGCGGGCTGACGAAAGCCACATATCTCATACCCGCTGCGATGAACTGGGTGAAACAATCGACCTGCTCAACGACGCGCTGCGAGAAATCGGGGAAAGCCATCGCTCGGATGTCGCATTCCAGGAGCAGCGGCTGCATGACTTTGCCGAGTCCGGTTCCGACTGGTTCTGGGAGATGGATGAAAATCTCTGCTTCAGTTACTTCTCCGAGAGTTTTGAGACAGTGAGTGGCGTGCCTCCGCAAAAGCTGCTCGGAAAAACGCGCGTTGAAACCGGCATTCCCAACATGCCACTTGAAATCTTCAACGAGCATATAAGAACGTTGGAAAACCGGGAATCATTTCGCGATTTTATCCATCCGCGGGACAAGGAGGATGGCACCCGTGTATGGCTCTCGATTAGCGGCAAACCCGTCTTCGATGCCGAAGGCCGTTTTCTCGGGTATCGCGGCACCGGATCGGATATTACCGTGCTGCATGAAGCCCAGCAGGAACTGATCGAGGCCATGGAAGACGCGGAACAGAGTAACCGTGCAAAATCAGAATTCCTCGCTATCATGAGTCACGAAATCCGCACCCCGATGAACGGCGTGATCGGAATGACGGACCTGTTGATCGATAGCGACCTGGATGATCAGCAAAAACATTACGCCGAGATCATCCAGGATTCGGGTACTGCGCTGTTGCGAATCATCAACGATATTCTCGACCTTTCGCGACTGGAAGCGCGTCGAATCACACTTGAACAGGCGGAGTTCGAGTACGCCAGCATGGTTACGGGTGTCGTCGACATACTGAATCCCCAGGCCAGGGAGAAAGGCCTGGAACTCAGCTACCAGATCGAGCCCGACGGGCACGCCAGTTACATCGGCGATTACGGCCGGTTACGCCAGGTTATGGTGAACCTGGTTGGCAACGCGATCAAGTTTACCCAAGAGGGCTCTGTCTCGATCAAGGTTATGCGCGTCGGTGGCGAGGATCAGAATCCCAGGCTGCGAACCGAAATCACCGATACCGGCACCGGCATTCCGTCCGATTCGATCGGCAAGCTGTTCAAGAGCTTTACCCAGGTCGATGCGTCAACCTCGCGCAAATTCGGCGGCACCGGACTCGGTCTTGCAATCTGTCGAAAAATAGTTGAAACCATGGGCGGCGATATCGGGGTTTCCAGTACCGAGGGCACAGGTAGTCAGTTCTGGTTCGAAATCTCGCTGCCGCGCATCGACCCGGACCTGCTCGACGAAGATCGCGACGATACCATTACGATCCTACCCGGTCAGCAGTTTCGGGCCGATCAGACCGGCGCTCAGCTGCGCATACTGGTAGTTGACGATGTGCCGGTAAACCTAATCGTGGTCGAGCGCATGCTCGACAGCATCGGTTATCAGGTTGAAACTGCCACCAATGGCCTCGAAGCACTCGAGGCGGTTAAAACAAAACATTTTGACCTGATTTTCATGGATATTCAGATGCCGGAAATGGACGGATATGAAGCCACACTACGAATTCGCGAGCTGGACCCGGAAACCGGCTGCATCCCGATCGTGGCAATCACTGCCAACACCCAGGACGGCGACCGCGTAGCCTGCATCGAGGCTGGAATGAACGACTACATCGCCAAGCCTTTTGTCAAAAAACAACTGGTCGCCCTGCTTGATCGATATTTCCCCCCGGCGAAACTGGACAACCGTAAATCCACCGGTCAGAAAGCACGCTTCCGAAAGTATGCATAG
- a CDS encoding LysR family transcriptional regulator: protein MNRLEELEAFVAVVDFQGFSNASDKLGLAKSMVSRRVSELERRLGVQLLQRTTRRQSLTDAGREFYQRATQILDDLHEAEQVVADSQCEISGKIRLALPLGFGVRQLAQPIADFLEQHPDIEIDIDLNDRQVDLVQDNIDLAIRIGDLQDSSLIARKLASVHLATCASSEYLKKHGEPRHPAELAQHEVLVYSNVAVGRQWFYQKEGKQVSPRMKYRLSANNGEFLAAVASYGHAIVSGPLAFLQDYIEAGQLVSILNSYPRPEVGMYAVYPPGRLVSRRVKVFSDTLYAYFRKRAF from the coding sequence ATGAATCGACTGGAAGAACTTGAAGCATTTGTTGCGGTGGTTGATTTTCAGGGCTTCAGTAATGCGAGCGACAAACTTGGCCTTGCCAAGTCGATGGTGAGCCGACGCGTCAGCGAGCTCGAGCGGCGGCTTGGCGTACAATTATTGCAACGCACGACAAGACGCCAGTCACTAACCGATGCAGGTCGTGAATTTTATCAGCGGGCGACCCAGATACTCGACGACCTGCATGAGGCAGAGCAGGTCGTTGCCGATTCGCAGTGCGAGATCTCGGGAAAAATAAGGCTTGCGCTGCCGCTTGGCTTCGGTGTCAGGCAATTGGCGCAGCCCATCGCCGATTTCCTGGAACAACATCCCGATATCGAGATTGATATTGACCTCAATGATCGCCAGGTCGACCTGGTGCAGGACAATATCGACCTGGCGATACGGATCGGTGACCTGCAGGACTCGAGCCTGATTGCGCGTAAACTTGCGAGCGTCCATTTGGCTACCTGTGCGAGTTCTGAATACCTGAAAAAGCATGGAGAGCCCCGTCACCCGGCTGAACTGGCACAGCACGAAGTACTCGTGTACAGCAATGTTGCCGTGGGTCGGCAATGGTTTTACCAGAAAGAAGGCAAGCAGGTCAGTCCGAGGATGAAATATCGTCTCAGTGCAAACAATGGCGAGTTTCTGGCGGCAGTTGCAAGCTACGGCCATGCAATTGTAAGCGGTCCCCTCGCGTTTCTGCAGGATTATATCGAAGCGGGTCAACTGGTCTCGATACTGAACAGCTATCCGCGCCCTGAAGTTGGCATGTACGCGGTTTATCCCCCGGGTCGCCTGGTCTCGAGAAGAGTCAAGGTTTTCAGCGACACGCTCTATGCATACTTTCGGAAGCGTGCTTTCTGA
- a CDS encoding DoxX family protein, giving the protein MNSKNLTNISMLTGRIMLAVVFIMAGFSKLGAGYTGTQAYMESAGLPGLLLPAVIALEIVGGIAILVGFQTRVVALMLAGFTLLASLLFHSDFSQQMQMILFMKNIGLIGGFLVLIAQGPGDWALNPGLKLRGV; this is encoded by the coding sequence ATGAATTCTAAAAATTTAACCAACATTTCCATGCTTACCGGCCGAATCATGCTGGCGGTGGTCTTTATCATGGCCGGATTCAGCAAACTCGGCGCCGGTTATACGGGCACCCAGGCTTATATGGAATCGGCAGGCCTGCCCGGCCTGCTGCTGCCAGCAGTGATTGCGCTCGAGATAGTGGGTGGAATCGCGATCCTGGTGGGCTTCCAAACTCGAGTTGTCGCCCTGATGCTAGCGGGTTTTACGTTGCTGGCCAGTTTATTGTTCCATAGTGACTTCAGCCAGCAGATGCAAATGATTCTATTCATGAAAAATATCGGTCTTATCGGTGGATTCCTGGTATTGATTGCACAGGGTCCGGGGGACTGGGCCCTCAATCCTGGACTGAAACTACGGGGGGTTTAA
- a CDS encoding NAD(P)H-dependent oxidoreductase, translating to MHRSKRILRLDASANPADSSSRKLGDRLLGQLQQDVLPIETRVRDLNQDLSFIDHHWVAANFTAVDDRDTNQSARLAFSDQLIDELRWADHIVLTTPMYNFGVPATLKAWIDLVCRAGVTFRYSSNGPVGLLEDKRVDIIITTGGVPLESPVDFVSGYLRQVFGFIGIDDISIIGADQMNVDAEASFARAISEIEQKYPALAA from the coding sequence ATGCATCGTTCGAAACGAATTTTAAGACTCGATGCCAGCGCCAACCCTGCGGATTCAAGCAGTCGAAAACTGGGTGACCGCTTGCTGGGACAGCTGCAACAGGACGTTCTTCCGATTGAAACACGTGTTCGAGACCTGAACCAGGATCTGTCTTTCATAGATCATCACTGGGTAGCGGCTAATTTTACCGCAGTGGACGATCGTGACACCAACCAGTCGGCGCGACTGGCGTTTTCGGACCAGCTCATCGACGAACTCAGGTGGGCTGACCATATCGTGTTGACAACACCGATGTATAACTTCGGCGTTCCAGCAACTCTTAAAGCCTGGATCGACCTGGTATGCCGCGCCGGCGTCACTTTTCGCTATAGCAGTAATGGGCCCGTGGGGCTACTCGAGGATAAACGCGTGGATATCATTATTACCACGGGTGGCGTGCCACTTGAGAGCCCGGTAGACTTTGTCAGCGGATATTTGAGGCAGGTATTTGGTTTCATCGGCATCGACGATATCAGTATCATCGGCGCCGACCAGATGAACGTCGATGCCGAGGCCAGCTTTGCCAGGGCGATATCGGAAATTGAACAAAAGTATCCGGCCCTGGCAGCCTAG
- a CDS encoding pirin family protein, which produces MSTRKVQQVITGQATTDGAGVDLVRVIGQPALMDLDPFLLLDAFRSDDPDDYIAGFPPHPHRGFETVTYLLNGRMRHKDNAGNEGVIEPGGIQWMTAGRGIVHSEMPEQQDGLLEGFQLWINLPGEHKMDKPAYQEHDAANIPTESRDGATVKVISGVTAQGTTGPVSQPLTEPVYFDVILQPGARFDESLATDHNAFVYVIQGELELEDNAEDQLRLGRDQLAVLGKGDLVSLLAGDQESRFLLIAGKPLNESVARAGPFVMNTAPELRQAFIDYQSGNF; this is translated from the coding sequence ATGAGTACACGAAAAGTTCAACAGGTGATTACCGGTCAGGCAACAACCGACGGCGCAGGGGTGGATTTAGTGCGCGTTATCGGGCAACCCGCATTGATGGACCTCGATCCTTTCCTGCTGCTTGATGCCTTCCGTTCGGATGATCCCGACGATTATATCGCCGGCTTTCCGCCCCACCCGCATCGAGGCTTTGAAACCGTAACCTACCTGCTCAACGGTCGCATGCGTCACAAGGATAACGCCGGCAATGAAGGCGTCATCGAACCCGGTGGCATACAGTGGATGACGGCAGGCCGGGGTATCGTGCATTCTGAAATGCCGGAGCAACAGGATGGCCTGCTCGAAGGCTTCCAGCTCTGGATCAATCTGCCTGGTGAGCACAAAATGGACAAGCCAGCTTACCAGGAGCATGATGCCGCGAATATTCCGACCGAATCCAGGGATGGCGCCACAGTCAAGGTGATCAGCGGTGTTACCGCGCAGGGTACGACGGGTCCGGTCAGCCAGCCGCTGACTGAACCGGTTTATTTTGACGTGATTTTACAACCGGGCGCCCGCTTCGATGAGAGCCTGGCTACTGACCACAATGCCTTTGTCTACGTCATTCAAGGCGAGCTGGAGCTCGAAGACAACGCTGAAGATCAACTCAGGCTCGGCCGTGATCAACTGGCAGTGCTTGGCAAAGGCGACCTGGTCTCGTTGCTTGCGGGGGATCAGGAAAGTCGCTTCCTGTTGATTGCGGGTAAACCACTCAACGAATCAGTGGCACGTGCCGGCCCGTTTGTCATGAATACCGCGCCCGAGCTGCGGCAGGCCTTCATCGATTACCAGAGCGGCAACTTCTAA
- the apbC gene encoding iron-sulfur cluster carrier protein ApbC: MAIDKSQIEAKLGQVIDPYMETDLVTSKAVKSIEQFGDNWTIQIQLGYPAAGYFDTLKQEILKTLSEIEGIGEVEVNVTNQVKSHAVQQNLKPLAGIKNVIAVASGKGGVGKSTTAVNLALALQAEGASVGILDADIYGPSIPRMLGCKGQPESSDGKSLEPMIGHGIQSMSIGYLVEEDTPMIWRGPMVTQALEQLLNDTRWNDVDYLIIDLPPGTGDIQLTLAQRIPVSGAVIVTTPQDIALLDARKGLKMFEKVEVPVLGIIENMSIHICSQCGHSEHIFGEGGGARMSEEHGVDLLGSLPLDIHIREQADSGNPTVAAMADSQISTIYREVARRTAAKLATKARDHSAAFPNIVIQNN; the protein is encoded by the coding sequence ATGGCAATTGATAAATCGCAGATTGAAGCAAAACTGGGCCAGGTGATAGATCCCTACATGGAAACCGACCTGGTCACGAGCAAGGCCGTCAAATCGATCGAGCAATTCGGGGACAACTGGACAATACAGATCCAGCTTGGCTACCCGGCAGCGGGCTATTTCGATACCCTGAAGCAGGAAATCCTGAAGACGTTAAGCGAAATCGAGGGTATTGGCGAAGTCGAGGTAAACGTTACCAACCAGGTTAAATCGCACGCGGTACAGCAGAATCTGAAACCGCTGGCGGGTATCAAGAACGTGATTGCGGTTGCCTCCGGCAAGGGCGGTGTCGGCAAATCCACAACCGCGGTTAACCTGGCACTTGCACTGCAGGCAGAAGGCGCTAGCGTGGGCATTCTCGATGCCGATATCTATGGACCCAGTATCCCGCGCATGCTCGGTTGCAAGGGGCAGCCCGAATCCTCAGACGGCAAAAGCCTCGAGCCCATGATTGGGCATGGCATTCAATCGATGTCGATTGGCTACCTGGTCGAGGAAGATACCCCGATGATCTGGCGCGGGCCGATGGTTACCCAGGCGCTCGAACAATTACTCAATGACACTCGCTGGAATGACGTCGATTACCTGATTATCGATTTGCCACCCGGCACCGGTGATATTCAACTGACGCTGGCACAGCGCATTCCGGTCAGCGGCGCGGTAATCGTTACGACCCCACAGGACATCGCGCTGCTCGATGCGCGCAAGGGATTGAAGATGTTCGAAAAAGTTGAAGTACCGGTGCTCGGGATTATTGAAAACATGAGTATCCACATCTGTAGCCAGTGCGGACATAGCGAACACATTTTTGGTGAAGGCGGCGGTGCGCGCATGTCGGAAGAGCACGGTGTCGATTTGCTCGGCTCGCTGCCGCTCGATATCCATATTCGCGAGCAGGCGGATAGCGGCAATCCCACCGTGGCCGCGATGGCCGATAGCCAGATTTCGACGATCTACCGCGAAGTTGCGCGCAGGACCGCGGCCAAGCTCGCCACCAAGGCGCGCGATCACTCCGCTGCATTCCCCAACATCGTCATCCAGAACAACTGA